In Trifolium pratense cultivar HEN17-A07 linkage group LG7, ARS_RC_1.1, whole genome shotgun sequence, a genomic segment contains:
- the LOC123894756 gene encoding anthranilate synthase alpha subunit 1, chloroplastic-like, with protein MMSSATTLPISPISVKSLSTMQSLPFSNRLMVPSGSRPAMFTGVSMGGSGSRSLPCVTLRCSSVPTTSIVEEVDARRKFIEATKDGNLIPLHQCIFSDQLTPVLAYRSLVNQDDREAPSFLFESAEPNFQGSNVGRYSVVGAQPTIEIVAKENKVTVMDHESGQLTEEIVDDPMEIPRKISQDWRPCLSDELPDAFCGGWAGYFSYDTVRYVEKKKLPFSDAPKDDRNLADIHLGLYETVIVFDHVEKKAYVILWVRTDQYSSAENAYEDGKTRLKKLVAKLQDNKPPRLAPGAVDLETRHFGAPLKESNMTAEAYKEAVLQAKEHIKAGDIFQIVLSQRFERRTFADPFEVYRALRVVNPSPYMTYLQARGCILVASSPEILARIKNKKIVNRPLAGTSRRGNTVEEDERLSAKLLKDEKQCAEHVMLVDLGRNDVGKVSKNGSVKVEKLMNVERYSHVMHISSTVTGELQDHLTCWDALRAALPVGTVSGAPKVRAMQLIDELEVARRGPYSGGFGYICFNGDMDIALALRTIVFPTGTRYDTMYSYKDLNIRQEWIAYLQAGAGIVADSDPADEHQECQNKAAGLARSIDLAESAFVDK; from the exons ATGATGTCTTCTGCTACTACTCTTCCTATTTCTCCCATTTCTGTAAAATCATTGTCTACAATGCAATCCCTACCGTTTTCTAATCGACTTATGGTTCCTTCCGGCAGCCGTCCGGCGATGTTCACCGGTGTTTCAATGGGTGGCAGTGGTAGCCGTTCACTCCCTTGTGTTACACTGAGGTGTTCTTCAGTTCCAACTACATCCATTG TTGAGGAAGTCGATGCAAGAAGAAAGTTTATAGAAGCAACAAAAGATGGAAACTTGATTCCTCTCCATCAGTGCATATTCTCTGATCAACTTACTCCTGTTCTTGCTTACCGGAGTTTGGTTAACCAAGATGACCGGGAAGCTCCAAGCTTTCTTTTTGAGTCTGCTGAGCCTAATTTTCAAGGTTCTAATGTG GGGCGTTACAGTGTTGTAGGAGCTCAACCAACAATTGAAATTGTTGCAAAAGAGAATAAGGTTACAGTAATGGACCATGAATCTGGTCAATTAACTGAGGAGATTGTTGATGATCCTATGGAGATTCCAAGAAAAATCTCACAGGATTGGAGACCATGTCTTAGTGATGAACTTCCAGATGCATTCTGTG GTGGTTGGGCAGGTTATTTCTCTTATGACACAGTTCGTTATGTGGAAAAGAAAAAGCTACCATTTTCAGATGCCCCAAAGGATGACAGGAACCTCGCAGACATCCATCTGGGCCTTTATGAGACTGTGATTGTGTTTGATCATGTTGAGAAG AAAGCGTATGTGATTCTTTGGGTGAGGACTGACCAATATTCATCAGCTGAGAATGCTTACGAGGATGGAAAAACacgattaaaaaaattagtggcCAAATTACAAGACAACAAACC CCCGAGGCTGGCTCCTGGCGCCGTGGATTTGGAAACTCGCCATTTTGGTGCTCCTTTGAAGGAATCAAACATGACAGCTGAAGCATATAAGGAGGCGGTCCTTCAGGCAAAAGAACATATTAAAGCTGGAGATATTTTCCAGATTGTATTAAGTCAAAGATTTGAACGAAGAACCTTCGCTGATCCATTTGAAGTTTATAGAGCTTTAAGAGTTGTGAATCCAAGTCCATATATGACTTATTTGCAG GCTAGGGGATGTATTCTGGTTGCTTCAAGTCCAGAGATTCTTGCGCGTATAAAGAAC AAGAAGATTGTGAATCGTCCATTGGCTGGGACATCTAGAAGGGGCAACACGGTAGAAGAAGATGAACGGTTATCAGCGAAGCTCTTGAAAGATGAAAAGCAATGTGCAGAGCATGTAATGCTGGTTGATTTGGGGCGCAATGATGTTGGAAag GTCTCAAAAAATGGTTCTGTTAAGGTTGAGAAGCTTATGAATGTTGAACGATATTCGCATGTGATGCACATTAGTTCAACG GTTACGGGAGAACTGCAAGACCATTTGACCTGCTGGGATGCCCTTCGTGCTGCCTTGCCTGTTGGAACTGTCAGCGGAGCACCGAAG GTGAGAGCCATGCAGTTAATCGATGAATTGGAGGTGGCGAGGCGTGGACCTTACAGCGGAGGATTTGGATACATATGTTTCAACGGCGACATGGACATTGCACTAGCTTTGAGGACAATAGTATTTCCAACTGGAACTAGGTACGACACAATGTACTCGTACAAAGACCTCAACATCCGCCAGGAATGGATTGCTTACCTTCAAGCTGGTGCTGGTATAGTTGCTGACAGTGACCCTGCTGACGAGCACCAAGAGTGTCAAAACAAAGCTGCTGGTCTTGCTCGTTCCATTGACTTGGCCGAGTCTGCTTTTGTCGACAAGTAA
- the LOC123894757 gene encoding mucin-5AC, protein MNRSLRAQESQMQAALKQREQQFGGLTGSVTTEKDDELALFLEMRKREKERNDLLLHTSEEFDSGLGSNPGTSPLFNLSSSMPTAPLRKSGADEFLNSENNKNDYDWLLTPPGTPLFPSLEMETRKTVMSQLGTPTARPTALKSRLSNHQSDPAGRTSLASRQQTSSPVLSSSSGGTRRPSSSGGPGSRPATPTGRSSLTTTSKSSRSSTPTRNSIPSTRTTMSTVAASKTTMSTTKPTMVSTTKPSTSATKTTVPAAKPATQSRSTTPLSRSTARSSTPTSRPTLPPSRSTSRASTPTRRPSTPSNELNISSSSVKISSGPKPATVTSRQPTPVKARQPTPVKARQPTPVTARQQTPVTTRQQAPVTSRQPQVPSRGTSPTVKSRPWKPSEMPGFSLDAPPNLRTTLPDRPLSASRGRPGAPTSRSSSVEPASSGRPKRQSCSPSRGRAPNGTAHISGNSMPAVSRGRSKVNDNVSPGMMGTKMVERVINMRKLAPPMMDNKNSPRSNLSGKSSSSPDSTGFGRTLSKKSLDMAIRHMDIRRTIPGNLRPLMTNIPASSMYSVRSGSHQRGRTISVSDSPHATSSNASSEMSVNQNGICLDSSEIDDEIGSERCVQSPASVRGR, encoded by the exons ATGAATCGTAGCTTAAGAGCTCAGGAATCTCAAATGCAAGCTGCTTTGAAGCAGAGGGAGCAGCAATTTGGGGGTTTGACTGGTTCTGTCACGACGGAGAAGGATGACGAGCTTGCATTGTTTCTTGAGATGAGGAAGCGGGAGAAGGAACGGAATGATCTTCTGCTTCATACTTCCGAGGAGTTTGATTCTGGTTTAG GGTCAAATCCGGGCACTTCTCCCTTATTTAACCTTTCATCCTCTATGCCAACGGCTCCTCTGCGGAAGAGTGGTGCTGATGAATTTCTCAATTcggaaaataataaaaatgactatGACTG GCTTCTAACTCCTCCCGGTACTCCTCTTTTTCCTTCTTTGGAAATGGAAACTCGGAAGACTGTTATGAGTCAGCTTGGTACTCCAACTGCACGTCCCACTGCATTGAAATCCAGA TTGTCAAATCATCAATCTGATCCTGCTGGGAGGACTAGCTTGGCATCTAGACAGCAAACTTCCTCCCCTGTGTTGAGCTCTTCAAGTGGCGGAACTCGGAGGCCCTCATCATCAGGGGGTCCCGGATCACGACCTGCAACTCCTACTGGACGTTCTTCATTGACCacaacttcaaaatcatcaagaTCTTCAACACCTACTCGGAATTCAATACCTTCGACTAGGACCACAATGTCCACAGTGGCTGCATCCAAGACCACAATGTCCACAACCAAGCCCACTATGGTTTCTACCACTAAGCCTTCGACTTCTGCCACAAAGACCACCGTCCCTGCTGCAAAACCAGCAACTCAGTCAAGATCCACTACACCGTTGTCAAGATCTACAGCAAGATCTTCAACACCAACTAGCAGACCTACTTTACCTCCTTCCAGGTCCACATCAAGAGCATCTACTCCAACTCGGCGACCATCTACACCATCAAATGAGCTAAATATATCTTCTTCTTCAGTTAAGATTTCTTCAGGCCCCAAGCCAGCTACTGTGACGTCAAGGCAGCCAACTCCTGTGAAAGCAAGGCAACCAACTCCTGTGAAAGCAAGGCAGCCAACTCCTGTGACAGCAAGGCAACAAACTCCAGTGACCACTAGACAGCAAGCTCCAGTGACCTCGAGACAACCGCAAGTACCATCACGTGGCACATCACCAACAGTGAAGTCAAGACCATGGAAGCCATCTGAGATGCCAGGGTTTTCACTTGATGCTCCACCTAATTTGAGGACAACGCTACCTGATAGGCCACTGTCAGCGAGCAGGGGTAGGCCTGGAGCTCCCACTTCTCGGTCTTCATCGGTTGAGCCTGCTTCTAGTGGAAGACCTAAGCGACAATCATGCTCTCCTTCAAGAGGACGGGCTCCCAATGGCACTGCTCATATAAGTGGAAATTCAATGCCTGCAGTTAGCCGTGGACGCTCCAAAGTGAACGACAATGTTAGTCCTGGTATGATGGGCACAAAAATGGTTGAGAGGGTTATAAACATGCGAAAACTAGCACCACCAATGATGGATAACAAAAACTCTCCTCGTAGTAATCTGTCTGGGAAGTCATCTTCGTCTCCAGATAGCACAGGGTTTGGAAGAACTCTCTCAAAGAAGTCCTTGGATATGGCTATTAGGCATATG GATATAAGGAGAACTATTCCAGGCAATTTACGACCATTGATGACAAATATTCCGGCATCTTCTATGTATAGCGTGAGGTCTGGATCTCATCAGCGTGGCCGAACAATTAGTGTATCAGACTCTCCTCACGCCACCAGCAGTAATGCTAGTTCTGAAATGAGTGTAAACCAAAATGGTATTTGTTTAGATAGTAGCGAGATAGATGATGAAATTGGCAGTGAGAGATGTGTTCAATCTCCTGCCAGTGTACGGGGTAGGTAA
- the LOC123895790 gene encoding uncharacterized protein LOC123895790, which produces MEATLENLNLGEEEVLNFELEESETEQDDVSLCLVGRFVHDRPIKFNVMKVRLAEVWRPVKGMSVKQSSHGLYLFKFFHPLDIEAVIKGGPWTFDNFTLIVERLKVGVSLYDIPLFHVNFWVQIHNVPVGMMIEKVGKGLANYIGEFLEYDKNNNTSFWRQYMRVKVRVDVRKPLKIEKKIAVNGGEGGVVKFKYEKLGLFCFVCGILGHSEDKCDVRYAMERDDGRRSWSSEIRADVRRPGGSLDSRWLHEEGRGRADTFTGSQSRGSAPNSSHPSQSHSERPSAQATERESEPGVNSVVLHDNNNIISTPSMVANRRNSVVPTEPGVTRSVDTPRVTLSARSNIRESRQIIPLLSEVVHPEQMETHMEKKRRRAEGITPAVTDEQLNQHFLSAGPGSSQDCRDS; this is translated from the coding sequence ATGGAAGCAACTCTAGAGAACCTTAATCTAGGTGAGGAGGAGGTTTTGAATTTCGAGTTGGAGGAGAGTGAAACTGAACAGGATGATGTTAGCTTATGCTTAGTCGGTCGGTTTGTCCATGACCGCCCTATTAAGTTCAACGTCATGAAGGTGCGATTGGCTGAGGTATGGAGGCCGGTGAAGGGTATGTCAGTAAAGCAGTCTTCACATGGTCtgtatttgttcaaattctttcATCCATTGGATATTGAAGCGGTAATCAAGGGTGGGCCTTGGACTTTTGACAACTTCACACTGATTGTTGAAAGGTTGAAGGTGGGAGTTTCACTATATGATATTCCGTTATTCCATGTCAACTTTTGGGTGCAAATTCATAACGTTCCAGTAGGAATGATGATTGAGAAGGTAGGGAAAGGGTTGGCAAACTATATTGGAGAATTTTTGGagtatgataaaaataataatacgagcTTCTGGAGACAGTATATGAGGGTGAAAGTTCGGGTAGATGTTAGAAAACCATTAAAAATCGAGAAGAAGATTGCTGTGAATGGTGGTGAGGGAGGTGTTGTGAAATTCAAATATGAAAAACTCGGACTCTTTTGCTTTGTGTGTGGCATCCTTGGCCACTCAGAAGATAAGTGTGATGTTAGATATGCCATGGAGAGAGATGATGGGAGGCGAAGTTGGTCTAGCGAAATTAGAGCAGATGTCCGCCGTCCTGGTGGTAGTCTGGACTCGCGATGGTTGCATGAGGAAGGGAGAGGTAGGGCTGATACGTTTACTGGAAGCCAGTCAAGGGGAAGTGCACCGAATTCTTCGCATCCTTCCCAATCTCATTCAGAACGCCCAAGTGCACAGGCTACAGAGAGGGAAAGTGAACCAGGGGTTAACTCTGTGGTGCTTCATGACAACAATAACATAATATCTACCCCGTCAATGGTAGCTAATAGACGAAATTCAGTTGTCCCCACTGAACCGGGTGTTACTAGGTCTGTGGATACACCGCGTGTAACCCTCTCAGCTAGATCCAATATAAGAGAAAGTAGACAGATTATCCCATTGTTATCTGAAGTGGTTCACCCTGAGCAGATGGAAACTCATATGGAGAAGAAGCGCCGACGTGCTGAAGGCATAACTCCAGCAGTGACAGATGAGCAACTTAACCAGCATTTTTTATCGGCAGGTCCTGGCAGTTCCCAGGACTGCCGGGACTCATGA
- the LOC123894758 gene encoding pentatricopeptide repeat-containing protein At1g77360, mitochondrial-like translates to MGVGTELGVSTEREVNRKRSYHSISSPSPSTSLLQTTTTLSPLPLPPLGKTKSLFEIISTNPSLTVEKALEDSSIDVTPQDVEQVLKLSYRFPAQAVKFFRWAGHHINHNHTPYSWNLVIDILGKNCLFDAMWDAVKSMRREGLLSRSTFASIFASYVNAGRIADAITTFEVMDGYGCVRDVISLNSLLSAVCDSGRVIEACDYLQVAKKLVRPDSDTYAILMEGLESNGNVVGAKENFAEMVFEIGWDPANVSAYDSFLCTLIKCSDGIREAVKYFDSLRDRRCYPGIRFFRVALDECVRFHDIRRAEFFWEVMLGKTKLQPTTAMYNSMISLYCYHGDIDAAMKMLDGMVCKGAFPDSLSYNFLFRFLIKGRKLREASRMFTEMVKNECVPDQLNCDAAVKVYLDNGDAVMAIKVWKCLVENYREDLDGTANLLVVGLRDNDRVPEAVKYAEHIIGRGIKLTSSTLSKLRQSLVKDRKEFVYDQLIAKWKAAY, encoded by the coding sequence ATGGGAGTAGGGACGGAGCTAGGTGTTTCAACTGAGAGAGAAGTTAACAGAAAGAGAAGTTACCATTCAATTTCATCACCATCGCCATCAACCTCACTCCTTCAAACCACCACAACCCTTTCTCCATTACCATTACCACCACTTGGCAAAACAAAATCTCTATTCGAAATTATCTCCACAAACCCTTCCTTAACCGTTGAGAAAGCTCTAGAAGATTCCTCCATCGATGTCACACCGCAAGACGTTGAACAAGTCCTTAAACTTAGTTACCGGTTCCCCGCTCAGGCGGTCAAGTTCTTCCGTTGGGCCGGTCACCATATCAACCACAACCATACACCTTACTCTTGGAATTTGGTAATCGACATTTTAGGTAAAAACTGTTTATTTGATGCAATGTGGGATGCGGTGAAATCAATGAGGCGAGAAGGTTTGCTTTCACGGTCGACATTTGCTTCTATTTTTGCTAGTTATGTTAATGCTGGTAGAATTGCTGATGCTATTACGACTTTTGAGGTGATGGATGGTTATGGTTGTGTTAGGGATGTTATTTCGTTGAATTCTTTGTTGAGTGCTGTTTGTGATAGTGGTAGAGTTATTGAAGCTTGTGATTATTTGCAAGTTGCTAAAAAACTTGTTAGACCTGATTCCGATACTTATGCTATTTTGATGGAAGGTTTGGAGAGTAATGGGAATGTTGTTGGTGCTAAGGAGAATTTCGCTGAAATGGTTTTTGAAATTGGTTGGGATCCTGCTAATGTCTCTGCTTATGATTCGTTTTTGtgtactttgattaaatgtTCTGATGGGATTCGTGAGGCGGTTAAGTATTTTGATTCGTTAAGAGATAGGAGATGTTATCCGGGAATTAGGTTTTTTAGGGTTGCACTTGATGAGTGTGTTAGGTTTCATGACATAAGGAGGGCAGAGTTTTTTTGGGAGGTTATGTTGGGGAAAACTAAGTTGCAGCCGACGACTGCAATGTATAATTCAATGATTTCTTTGTATTGTTATCATGGTGATATTGATGCTGCTATGAAGATGCTTGATGGTATGGTTTGTAAGGGAGCTTTTCCGGATTCGCTTtcctataattttttgtttaggTTTTTGATTAAGGGGAGGAAATTGCGGGAGGCTTCGAGGATGTTTACTGAGATGGTGAAAAATGAGTGTGTGCCAGATCAGCTGAATTGTGATGCGGCGGTTAAGGTTTATTTGGATAATGGGGATGCTGTTATGGCTATCAAAGTTTGGAAATGTTTGGTAGAGAATTACCGTGAAGATTTAGATGGTACTGCTAATCTTCTAGTTGTAGGGCTTCGAGATAATGATAGGGTCCCAGAAGCAGTTAAGTATGCTGAGCATATTATTGGAAGAGGAATCAAGTTAACTTCTTCAACATTGTCGAAGTTGAGACAAAGCCTTGTCAAAGATAGAAAAGAATTTGTGTACGATCAACTTATAGCAAAGTGGAAAGCGGCCTATTAG